A genomic window from Accipiter gentilis unplaced genomic scaffold, bAccGen1.1, whole genome shotgun sequence includes:
- the LOC126037159 gene encoding olfactory receptor 14A16-like isoform X1 has product MLRAHCGRNLLHSPLHVPHAQKKLMSNGSSITEFLLLAFADTRQLQLLHFWLFLGIYLAALLGNGLIITTIACDHRLHTPMYFFLLNLSLLDLGSISTTVPKAMASSLWDTRAISYWGCAAQVFFFLFFISSEYSLLTIMAYDRYVAICQPLHYGTLLGSRACVHMAAAAWASGFLHAVLHTANTFSLALCQGNVVGQFFCEIPHILKLSCSRSYLREVGLLVLSVSLAFGCFVFILFSYVQIFRAVLRIPSEQGRHKAFSTCLPHLAVVSLFISTGVFAYLKPPSISSPSLDLVLAVLYSVVPPALNPLLYSMRNQELKDALWKMMNGCFSEAINCLFPFAEHS; this is encoded by the exons ATGCTGAGAGCTCACTGCGGGAGAAATCTTCTTCACAGCCCTCTGCA TGTGCCCCATGCCCAGAAGAAGCTAATGTCCAACGGCAGCTCCATCActgagttcctcctcctggcatttgcagacacgcgacagctgcagctcttgcacttctggctcttcctgggcatctacctggctgccctcctgggaaaTGGCCTCATCATCACTACCATAGCCTGCGACCATCgcctccacacccccatgtacttcttccttctcaacctctccctcctcgacctgggctccatctctaccactgtccccaaagccatggccagttccctgtgggacaccagggccatctcctactggggatgtgctgcacaggtctttttctttcttttcttcatctcatCGGAGTATTCTCTCCTCACCAtcatggcctacgaccgctacgttgccatctgccaacccctgcactacgggaccctcctgggcagcagagcttgtgtccacatggcagcagctgcctgggccagTGGGTTTctccatgctgtgctgcacacggccaatacattttcactagcACTCTGTCAGGGCAATGTTGTGggccagttcttctgtgaaatcccccacatcctcaagctctcctgctcacgctcctacctcagggaagttgggCTTCTTGTGCTTAGTGTCTCTTTGgcatttggttgttttgttttcattcttttctcctatgtgcagatcttcagggccgtgctgaggatcccctctgagcagggacgccacaaagccttttccacgtGCCTCCCTCACCTGGCCGTGGTCTCCCTGTTTATCAGCACTGGAgtgtttgcctacctgaagcctccctccatctcctccccatccctggatctGGTGTTGGCCGTTCTGTACTCGGTGGTGCCTCCAGCATTGAACCCCCTCCTCTACAGCATGAGGAATCAGGAGCTCAAGGATGCCCTGTGGAAAATGATGAATGGGTGCTTCTCAGAAGCAATTAACTGCCTGTTTCCTTTTGCAGAGCATTCATAA
- the LOC126037159 gene encoding olfactory receptor 14A16-like isoform X2, with the protein MSNGSSITEFLLLAFADTRQLQLLHFWLFLGIYLAALLGNGLIITTIACDHRLHTPMYFFLLNLSLLDLGSISTTVPKAMASSLWDTRAISYWGCAAQVFFFLFFISSEYSLLTIMAYDRYVAICQPLHYGTLLGSRACVHMAAAAWASGFLHAVLHTANTFSLALCQGNVVGQFFCEIPHILKLSCSRSYLREVGLLVLSVSLAFGCFVFILFSYVQIFRAVLRIPSEQGRHKAFSTCLPHLAVVSLFISTGVFAYLKPPSISSPSLDLVLAVLYSVVPPALNPLLYSMRNQELKDALWKIIRMVTHSTFSKVPKFL; encoded by the exons ATGTCCAACGGCAGCTCCATCActgagttcctcctcctggcatttgcagacacgcgacagctgcagctcttgcacttctggctcttcctgggcatctacctggctgccctcctgggaaaTGGCCTCATCATCACTACCATAGCCTGCGACCATCgcctccacacccccatgtacttcttccttctcaacctctccctcctcgacctgggctccatctctaccactgtccccaaagccatggccagttccctgtgggacaccagggccatctcctactggggatgtgctgcacaggtctttttctttcttttcttcatctcatCGGAGTATTCTCTCCTCACCAtcatggcctacgaccgctacgttgccatctgccaacccctgcactacgggaccctcctgggcagcagagcttgtgtccacatggcagcagctgcctgggccagTGGGTTTctccatgctgtgctgcacacggccaatacattttcactagcACTCTGTCAGGGCAATGTTGTGggccagttcttctgtgaaatcccccacatcctcaagctctcctgctcacgctcctacctcagggaagttgggCTTCTTGTGCTTAGTGTCTCTTTGgcatttggttgttttgttttcattcttttctcctatgtgcagatcttcagggccgtgctgaggatcccctctgagcagggacgccacaaagccttttccacgtGCCTCCCTCACCTGGCCGTGGTCTCCCTGTTTATCAGCACTGGAgtgtttgcctacctgaagcctccctccatctcctccccatccctggatctGGTGTTGGCCGTTCTGTACTCGGTGGTGCCTCCAGCATTGAACCCCCTCCTCTACAGCATGAGGAATCAGGAGCTCAAGGATGCCCTGTGGAAAAT aattcgtatggttacacatagtacattttctaaagttcctaagttcctatga
- the LOC126037159 gene encoding olfactory receptor 14A16-like isoform X3 — MSNGSSITEFLLLAFADTRQLQLLHFWLFLGIYLAALLGNGLIITTIACDHRLHTPMYFFLLNLSLLDLGSISTTVPKAMASSLWDTRAISYWGCAAQVFFFLFFISSEYSLLTIMAYDRYVAICQPLHYGTLLGSRACVHMAAAAWASGFLHAVLHTANTFSLALCQGNVVGQFFCEIPHILKLSCSRSYLREVGLLVLSVSLAFGCFVFILFSYVQIFRAVLRIPSEQGRHKAFSTCLPHLAVVSLFISTGVFAYLKPPSISSPSLDLVLAVLYSVVPPALNPLLYSMRNQELKDALWKMMNGCFSEAINCLFPFAEHS; from the coding sequence ATGTCCAACGGCAGCTCCATCActgagttcctcctcctggcatttgcagacacgcgacagctgcagctcttgcacttctggctcttcctgggcatctacctggctgccctcctgggaaaTGGCCTCATCATCACTACCATAGCCTGCGACCATCgcctccacacccccatgtacttcttccttctcaacctctccctcctcgacctgggctccatctctaccactgtccccaaagccatggccagttccctgtgggacaccagggccatctcctactggggatgtgctgcacaggtctttttctttcttttcttcatctcatCGGAGTATTCTCTCCTCACCAtcatggcctacgaccgctacgttgccatctgccaacccctgcactacgggaccctcctgggcagcagagcttgtgtccacatggcagcagctgcctgggccagTGGGTTTctccatgctgtgctgcacacggccaatacattttcactagcACTCTGTCAGGGCAATGTTGTGggccagttcttctgtgaaatcccccacatcctcaagctctcctgctcacgctcctacctcagggaagttgggCTTCTTGTGCTTAGTGTCTCTTTGgcatttggttgttttgttttcattcttttctcctatgtgcagatcttcagggccgtgctgaggatcccctctgagcagggacgccacaaagccttttccacgtGCCTCCCTCACCTGGCCGTGGTCTCCCTGTTTATCAGCACTGGAgtgtttgcctacctgaagcctccctccatctcctccccatccctggatctGGTGTTGGCCGTTCTGTACTCGGTGGTGCCTCCAGCATTGAACCCCCTCCTCTACAGCATGAGGAATCAGGAGCTCAAGGATGCCCTGTGGAAAATGATGAATGGGTGCTTCTCAGAAGCAATTAACTGCCTGTTTCCTTTTGCAGAGCATTCATAA